A window of the Streptomyces sp. Ag109_O5-10 genome harbors these coding sequences:
- the fabG gene encoding 3-oxoacyl-ACP reductase FabG produces the protein MNASTSTDSERPVALVTGATSGIGHEIARTLARQGHAVYLCARTAKTLEDTLTELRAEGLDVDGSTCDVTSPEQVRALVEATVERYGRLDVLVNNAGRPGGGATAEVPDELWFDVINTNLNSVFLVTKAALTSGGMLERGTGRIVNIASTGGKQGVVHAAPYTASKHGVVGFSKSLGLELARTGITVNAVCPGFVETPMAERVREHYAGIWGVDEQEAHSRITTRVPLGRYVEPSEVAAMVSYLVSPGAAAVTAQALNVCGGLGNY, from the coding sequence ATGAACGCATCCACTTCCACCGACAGCGAGCGGCCGGTCGCGCTGGTCACCGGCGCCACCAGCGGCATCGGCCACGAGATCGCCCGTACGCTGGCCCGCCAGGGCCACGCGGTCTACCTGTGTGCCCGGACCGCCAAGACCCTCGAGGACACCCTCACCGAGCTGCGCGCCGAGGGCCTGGACGTCGACGGCAGCACCTGCGACGTCACCTCGCCCGAGCAGGTGCGGGCGCTGGTCGAGGCCACCGTCGAGCGCTACGGGCGGCTCGACGTGCTGGTCAACAACGCCGGCCGGCCGGGCGGCGGCGCCACCGCCGAGGTCCCCGACGAACTGTGGTTCGACGTGATCAACACCAACCTGAACAGCGTCTTCCTGGTCACCAAGGCGGCGCTGACCAGCGGCGGCATGCTGGAGCGCGGCACCGGACGGATCGTCAACATCGCCTCCACCGGCGGCAAGCAGGGCGTGGTGCACGCGGCGCCCTACACCGCCTCCAAGCACGGCGTGGTCGGCTTCTCCAAGTCCCTGGGCCTGGAGCTGGCCAGGACCGGGATCACCGTCAACGCGGTCTGCCCGGGATTCGTGGAGACCCCGATGGCCGAGCGGGTGCGTGAGCACTACGCCGGGATCTGGGGCGTGGACGAGCAGGAGGCGCACAGCAGGATCACCACCCGGGTGCCGCTCGGCCGCTACGTGGAGCCGAGCGAGGTGGCCGCGATGGTCTCCTACCTGGTCTCCCCGGGCGCCGCGGCGGTCACCGCCCAGGCGCTGAACGTCTGCGGCGGCCTGGGCAACTACTGA
- a CDS encoding aromatase/cyclase, translating into MSPRTRETEHSREVHAPADRLYALVADVSRWPVLLGPCVRARQIERDGADERIELWARTNGTMATWTSRRSLDPRALRISFRQDRSTAPVAAMSGEWSFRPAGEGRTRIVLTHAFTAVDDDPQALEWIARAVDRNSVEELAALGDFAERPYPLEQLVFSFHDRVVAPGADPADVYDFVYRCDLWPERLPHVGRVDLTEDPAGVQVMAMDTLTSDGRSHTTASVRLCVPGERISYKQTVLPALLSGHSGLWEFERSGGGTAIVSHHTVAVDPAAVARTLGAGATFEQACAHVRDTLGANSRATMEAACAYAASVVRRP; encoded by the coding sequence ATGAGCCCCCGCACCCGAGAGACGGAGCACAGCAGGGAGGTTCACGCTCCCGCCGACCGGCTGTACGCACTGGTCGCGGACGTCAGCCGCTGGCCGGTGCTGCTGGGTCCGTGCGTACGGGCCAGGCAGATCGAGCGGGACGGCGCCGACGAGCGGATCGAGCTGTGGGCGCGGACCAACGGCACGATGGCGACCTGGACCTCCCGCCGCTCCCTGGACCCCCGGGCCCTGCGGATCTCCTTCCGCCAGGACCGGTCCACCGCGCCGGTCGCCGCCATGTCCGGCGAGTGGTCGTTCCGTCCGGCCGGCGAGGGCCGCACCCGGATCGTACTGACCCATGCCTTCACCGCCGTGGACGACGATCCCCAGGCACTGGAGTGGATCGCCCGGGCGGTGGACCGCAACAGCGTCGAGGAACTGGCCGCGCTCGGCGACTTCGCCGAACGCCCGTATCCCCTGGAGCAGTTGGTCTTCTCGTTCCACGACCGGGTGGTGGCGCCCGGCGCGGACCCGGCCGACGTGTACGACTTCGTGTACCGCTGCGACCTGTGGCCCGAGCGGCTTCCGCACGTCGGCCGGGTCGACCTCACCGAGGACCCGGCGGGCGTGCAGGTGATGGCGATGGACACCCTCACCTCCGACGGCCGCAGCCACACCACCGCCTCGGTCCGGCTGTGCGTGCCCGGCGAGCGGATCTCCTACAAGCAGACCGTGCTGCCCGCCCTGCTGTCCGGGCACAGTGGTCTGTGGGAGTTCGAGAGGTCGGGCGGCGGCACCGCGATCGTCTCGCACCACACCGTGGCGGTCGACCCGGCCGCGGTGGCGCGGACGCTCGGCGCGGGCGCCACCTTCGAGCAGGCGTGCGCGCACGTCCGCGACACCCTGGGCGCCAACAGCAGGGCCACCATGGAGGCGGCGTGCGCGTACGCGGCATCGGTGGTGCGGCGCCCATGA
- a CDS encoding beta-ketoacyl synthase: MSRRVVITGIGVRAPGGRGTKEFWDLLTAGRTATRRISFFDPSSYRSQIAGEADFEPVWEGLSQREIRRMDRATQFAVVCAQEAVRDSGLDFAGVDPARIGVTLGSAVAAATSLEREYLVLSDSGRDWLVDSEEWLSPHMFDYLAPSVMPAEVAWKVGAEGPVSLVSNGCTSGLDAVGHALQLIQEGSADVIVAGATDTPITPIVVACFDAIKATTARNDEPETASRPFDRSRTGFVLAEGAAMFVLETLESARRRGAPVYAEVSGYGTRCNAYHMTGLKPDGREMAEAIRVALDQARVDPTDVDYINAHGSGTKQNDRHETAAVKRALGDHAYRTPVSSIKSMVGHSLGAIGSVEIAACALAIKNGVVPPTANLHEADPECDLDYVPLTARELDVRTVLTVGSGFGGFQTAMVLRRPTGEKE, encoded by the coding sequence ATGAGCCGACGAGTGGTCATCACCGGCATCGGCGTACGCGCCCCGGGCGGCCGGGGCACCAAGGAGTTCTGGGACCTGCTCACCGCGGGCCGTACCGCGACCCGGCGGATCAGTTTCTTCGACCCGTCGTCGTACCGGTCGCAGATCGCCGGCGAGGCGGACTTCGAGCCGGTGTGGGAGGGGCTGAGCCAGCGGGAGATCCGCCGCATGGACCGGGCCACCCAGTTCGCCGTGGTCTGCGCCCAGGAGGCCGTGCGCGACAGCGGCCTGGACTTCGCGGGCGTCGACCCGGCGCGGATCGGGGTCACCCTGGGCAGCGCGGTGGCCGCGGCCACCAGCCTGGAGCGCGAGTACCTGGTGCTGTCCGACTCCGGCCGCGACTGGCTGGTGGACAGCGAGGAGTGGCTGTCGCCGCACATGTTCGACTACCTGGCACCGAGCGTGATGCCGGCCGAGGTGGCGTGGAAGGTCGGCGCGGAAGGGCCGGTGTCGCTGGTCTCCAACGGCTGCACCTCCGGCCTGGACGCGGTCGGACACGCCCTGCAGCTGATCCAGGAGGGATCGGCCGACGTCATCGTGGCGGGCGCCACCGACACCCCGATCACACCGATCGTGGTGGCCTGCTTCGACGCGATCAAGGCGACCACCGCACGGAACGACGAACCGGAGACCGCCTCCCGCCCGTTCGACCGCTCCCGCACCGGCTTCGTGCTCGCCGAGGGCGCCGCGATGTTCGTCCTGGAGACCCTGGAGTCGGCGCGGCGCCGCGGCGCCCCGGTCTACGCCGAGGTCAGCGGCTACGGCACCCGCTGCAACGCGTACCACATGACCGGCCTCAAGCCGGACGGCCGGGAGATGGCCGAGGCGATCCGGGTCGCCCTGGACCAGGCCCGCGTCGACCCGACCGACGTGGACTACATCAACGCCCACGGCTCCGGCACCAAGCAGAACGACCGGCACGAGACCGCCGCGGTCAAACGCGCCCTCGGCGATCACGCCTACCGCACGCCGGTCAGCTCGATCAAGTCGATGGTCGGTCACTCGCTGGGCGCCATCGGTTCGGTGGAGATCGCCGCCTGCGCGCTCGCCATCAAGAACGGCGTGGTGCCGCCCACCGCCAACCTGCACGAGGCCGACCCCGAGTGCGACCTCGACTACGTGCCGCTGACCGCGCGCGAACTGGACGTGCGGACCGTGCTCACGGTCGGCAGCGGCTTCGGCGGCTTCCAGACCGCGATGGTGCTGCGGCGCCCGACCGGGGAGAAGGAATGA
- a CDS encoding ketosynthase chain-length factor, with protein MTRTVVTGIGALAANGLGTQDFWAAAREGRHGLGELTRFDVAKYPAKLAGEIRGFDVADHLPDRLLPQTDVSTRYALVAAGWALEDAKVDPASLVDYDMGVVTANALGGFEFTHREFHKLWTRGPQTVSVYESFAWFYAVNTGQISIRHGMRGPSSALVTEQAGGLDAIGHARRTVRRGTPLVVAGGVDSALDPWGWAAQIAGDRLSTSTDPGRAYLPFDRDAHGYVPGEGGALLVLEDAEAALRRGAPDILGEIAGYASGFDPAPGSGRPPALRRTVEAALADAGVTAGQVDLVLADAVGVPGLDRAEAAALREVFGPGAVPVTAPKAGSGRTYAGGGALDTAVALLAIRDGVIPPTPGTREVPAEYGIDLVRDRAREAAVRTVLVVARGLRGFNSAVVVRAWDSDAANDPS; from the coding sequence ATGACCAGGACCGTAGTCACCGGGATCGGCGCGCTCGCCGCCAACGGGCTGGGCACCCAGGACTTCTGGGCCGCCGCCCGGGAGGGCCGGCACGGCCTCGGCGAGCTCACCCGGTTCGACGTGGCGAAGTACCCGGCCAAGCTGGCCGGCGAGATCCGCGGGTTCGACGTGGCCGACCACCTGCCCGACCGGCTGCTCCCGCAGACCGACGTGTCCACCCGGTACGCGCTGGTCGCGGCCGGCTGGGCGTTGGAGGACGCGAAGGTCGACCCGGCCAGCCTGGTCGACTACGACATGGGCGTGGTCACCGCCAACGCCCTCGGCGGCTTCGAGTTCACCCACCGGGAGTTCCACAAACTGTGGACCCGGGGCCCGCAGACGGTCAGCGTCTACGAGTCCTTCGCCTGGTTCTACGCGGTGAACACCGGGCAGATCTCCATCCGGCACGGCATGCGCGGCCCGTCCAGCGCGCTGGTCACCGAGCAGGCGGGCGGCCTGGACGCGATCGGCCACGCCCGGCGGACCGTGCGCCGCGGCACCCCGCTGGTGGTCGCGGGCGGTGTCGACTCCGCGCTCGACCCCTGGGGATGGGCTGCGCAGATCGCCGGCGACCGGCTCTCCACCAGCACCGATCCTGGCCGCGCCTACCTGCCCTTCGACCGGGACGCCCACGGTTACGTCCCCGGCGAGGGCGGCGCGCTGCTGGTGCTGGAGGACGCCGAGGCGGCGCTGCGCCGCGGCGCCCCGGACATCCTCGGCGAGATCGCCGGCTACGCCAGCGGTTTCGACCCCGCGCCGGGCTCCGGCCGTCCCCCGGCGCTGCGCCGCACCGTCGAGGCGGCACTCGCCGACGCCGGGGTGACGGCCGGCCAGGTCGACCTGGTCCTCGCCGACGCGGTCGGGGTGCCCGGCCTGGACCGGGCGGAGGCGGCCGCGCTGCGCGAGGTGTTCGGGCCGGGCGCGGTGCCGGTGACCGCGCCGAAGGCCGGGTCCGGCCGCACCTACGCGGGCGGCGGCGCGCTGGACACCGCCGTCGCGCTGCTGGCGATCCGTGACGGCGTGATCCCGCCCACCCCCGGCACCCGCGAGGTGCCCGCCGAGTACGGCATCGACCTGGTCCGCGACCGGGCCCGGGAGGCGGCCGTGCGCACCGTGCTCGTGGTCGCCCGCGGCCTGCGGGGCTTCAACTCGGCTGTCGTGGTCCGCGCCTGGGACTCCGACGCCGCCAACGACCCTTCTTGA
- a CDS encoding hydrolase — translation MPTAGLCTAATAVAATAGRRAEAAERARELDPAVLEEIVRAGFARHFVPAAVGGTAGSFTELVEAVQVIAEECPASSWCASLIASIARMAGAFLPEEGQARIWAAGPDTVLVGSVTPFGTARPAAGGWLVAGRWPYISGVAHSDWALMCGLVESGTGSEARLFALPRSAYRIEDTWHSVGMAATGSNTLVLDEVFVPEHLSFDRADLFAGRTGEARGGVAAACHRAPLQAVNGLMFAAPAVGAALGMVRTFSVYFAEKAGHAPQLPGTTGVQGVRGSAEQALARSAGEVDAARLLLERAARLADEGAATHPLDTTRNLRDCALAVDLSVTAVDRLFRQSGTRGQAVSGSMQRLWRDVTAISTHVALQFEPAARGWVDQVLKA, via the coding sequence ATGCCCACCGCCGGGTTGTGCACCGCCGCGACCGCGGTCGCCGCGACCGCCGGCCGCCGTGCCGAGGCCGCCGAGCGGGCCCGCGAACTCGATCCCGCCGTGCTGGAGGAGATCGTCCGGGCGGGTTTCGCCCGGCACTTCGTCCCCGCGGCGGTCGGCGGAACCGCCGGTTCCTTCACCGAGCTGGTGGAGGCCGTCCAGGTGATCGCCGAGGAGTGCCCGGCCAGTTCCTGGTGTGCCTCGCTGATCGCCTCGATCGCCCGGATGGCGGGGGCGTTCCTGCCCGAGGAGGGCCAGGCGAGGATCTGGGCGGCCGGCCCGGACACGGTGCTGGTCGGGTCCGTGACGCCGTTCGGCACCGCCCGGCCGGCCGCCGGGGGCTGGCTGGTCGCCGGCCGCTGGCCGTACATCAGCGGTGTCGCCCACTCGGACTGGGCGCTGATGTGCGGCCTGGTGGAGTCCGGGACGGGCAGCGAGGCGCGGCTGTTCGCCCTGCCGCGCTCCGCGTACCGGATCGAGGACACCTGGCACAGCGTCGGCATGGCCGCCACCGGCAGCAACACCCTGGTCCTCGACGAGGTGTTCGTGCCCGAGCACCTCTCCTTCGACCGGGCCGACCTGTTCGCCGGACGCACCGGTGAGGCCCGGGGCGGGGTCGCGGCGGCCTGCCACCGCGCCCCGCTCCAGGCGGTCAACGGGCTGATGTTCGCCGCGCCTGCGGTCGGCGCCGCGCTCGGCATGGTCCGCACCTTCTCGGTGTACTTCGCCGAGAAGGCCGGCCACGCCCCGCAGCTGCCCGGCACCACCGGCGTGCAGGGCGTGCGGGGCTCCGCCGAGCAGGCACTGGCCCGCTCGGCCGGCGAGGTGGACGCGGCCCGGCTGCTGCTGGAGCGGGCCGCCCGGCTCGCCGACGAGGGCGCCGCCACCCACCCGCTGGACACCACCCGCAACCTGCGGGACTGCGCCCTGGCCGTCGACCTGTCGGTGACCGCGGTCGACCGGCTGTTCCGCCAGTCCGGCACCCGCGGGCAGGCGGTCTCCGGTTCGATGCAGCGGCTGTGGCGGGACGTCACCGCCATCTCCACCCATGTGGCGCTGCAGTTCGAGCCGGCCGCCCGCGGCTGGGTCGACCAGGTGCTCAAGGCCTGA
- a CDS encoding nuclear transport factor 2 family protein gives MKESEEMESTGVSAELYAEVLQYYARQMQALDAGKVEEYAATFTEDAVFGHTPGREPARTRAGILSDLYQVRERFTVDPQQRRHMFTMVDVERLGDGRLRSTCYALVLTTRPGDGPELVRSCVVRDVLVREDGRLRNQERLVDHDGF, from the coding sequence GTGAAGGAGTCCGAGGAGATGGAGTCGACCGGCGTCAGCGCCGAGTTGTACGCAGAGGTTCTTCAGTACTACGCGCGTCAGATGCAGGCGCTGGACGCGGGCAAGGTGGAGGAGTACGCCGCCACCTTCACCGAGGACGCGGTGTTCGGCCACACGCCCGGCCGGGAGCCGGCGCGCACTCGGGCCGGCATCCTGTCCGACCTTTACCAGGTGCGCGAGCGGTTCACCGTCGATCCGCAGCAGCGGCGCCACATGTTCACGATGGTCGACGTCGAGCGACTGGGCGACGGCAGGCTCCGCAGCACCTGCTACGCGCTGGTGCTGACCACCCGGCCGGGCGACGGTCCGGAGCTGGTCCGCAGTTGCGTGGTGCGCGACGTCCTGGTCCGCGAGGACGGACGGCTGCGCAACCAGGAGCGGCTCGTCGACCACGACGGTTTCTGA
- a CDS encoding S9 family peptidase — MAETTERLRVPEHVYRALGYLFPRLMFLNARYAPQVHWGDIAAALDGFPADDLDLASAGFWNLWRERWTARAEDCTVLAEGSGTTAGRGRALRGAAAAYHWAEFQYFDDRAVKQRLRQRVRECFLDSLAGTDLEVTEGSLPGTGAGYWVLRTGAMRASGEPLPAVVLSNGLDSATEVEMVALAEAYLERGIAAVLFEGPGQGSRLGRTPVLVEMERVVAELLEGLRREPGIAADRLAFAGISFGGYLALRVARELGEHFRCVVNFGGGPAIAKFDGLPRRLKDNFRFAFDAGPGEDLQPRFDELAIEPGPAPATEVLSVSGALDDIFPVEGLYDLDRAWSGRHTLEVHPREAHTSLNLINSYTLRTADLVADRLAGRA, encoded by the coding sequence ATGGCTGAGACGACGGAGCGGCTGCGGGTGCCCGAGCACGTGTACCGGGCGCTCGGCTACCTCTTCCCGCGGCTGATGTTCCTGAACGCGCGCTACGCCCCGCAGGTGCACTGGGGCGACATCGCGGCGGCCCTGGACGGCTTCCCGGCCGACGACCTGGACCTGGCCTCCGCCGGGTTCTGGAACCTCTGGCGCGAGCGCTGGACCGCCCGGGCCGAGGACTGCACCGTCCTCGCCGAGGGGTCCGGCACGACGGCCGGGCGCGGCCGCGCACTGCGTGGCGCCGCCGCGGCCTACCACTGGGCGGAGTTCCAGTACTTCGACGACCGGGCCGTCAAGCAGCGGTTGCGGCAGCGCGTCCGGGAGTGCTTCCTGGACAGTCTGGCGGGCACCGACCTCGAGGTCACCGAGGGGTCGCTGCCCGGCACCGGCGCGGGCTACTGGGTGCTGCGCACCGGGGCGATGCGTGCGTCGGGCGAGCCGCTGCCCGCGGTGGTGCTCTCCAACGGCCTGGACTCGGCCACCGAGGTCGAGATGGTGGCGCTGGCCGAGGCCTACCTGGAACGCGGCATCGCCGCCGTGCTCTTCGAGGGACCCGGCCAGGGGTCACGGCTGGGCCGTACCCCGGTGCTGGTCGAGATGGAGCGGGTGGTCGCCGAACTGCTGGAGGGGCTGCGCCGCGAACCGGGGATCGCCGCCGACCGGCTGGCCTTCGCCGGTATCAGCTTCGGCGGCTACCTGGCGCTGCGGGTGGCCCGGGAACTCGGCGAGCACTTCCGGTGCGTCGTCAACTTCGGCGGCGGCCCCGCGATCGCCAAGTTCGACGGCCTCCCGCGGCGACTGAAGGACAACTTCCGGTTCGCCTTCGACGCGGGGCCGGGCGAGGACCTGCAGCCGCGCTTCGACGAGCTGGCGATCGAGCCCGGCCCGGCGCCGGCCACCGAGGTGCTGAGTGTGTCCGGCGCGCTGGACGACATCTTCCCGGTCGAGGGACTGTACGACCTCGACCGGGCGTGGTCGGGCCGGCACACGCTCGAGGTGCACCCCAGGGAGGCGCACACCAGCCTCAACCTGATCAATTCCTACACCCTGCGCACCGCCGACCTGGTCGCGGACCGGCTGGCAGGCCGCGCCTGA
- a CDS encoding MarR family winged helix-turn-helix transcriptional regulator, whose protein sequence is MSTQLLFDHPACVMTHLSAHVQEQLVDVLAPLGIHPRQFGLLNLLTEEDGRSQHQLAGPLNVHRNVMVGLVDELERRGLVERRRHPTDRRAHAVHLLPAGRSLHAEAEALVSGFEDRLLGGLEPDEARTFVTLLKRVFVHAGLDHDLHPGLLASGAAFTERR, encoded by the coding sequence GTGAGTACTCAACTGCTGTTCGACCACCCCGCCTGCGTGATGACCCACCTCAGCGCCCACGTGCAGGAGCAGCTCGTCGACGTGCTCGCACCGCTGGGCATCCACCCCCGCCAGTTCGGCCTGCTCAACCTGCTGACCGAGGAGGACGGCCGCAGCCAGCACCAGCTCGCCGGACCGCTGAACGTGCACCGCAACGTGATGGTCGGCCTGGTCGACGAGCTGGAGCGGCGCGGACTGGTGGAGCGCCGCCGCCATCCCACCGACCGCCGGGCGCACGCCGTCCACCTGCTCCCGGCCGGCCGCAGCCTGCACGCCGAGGCCGAGGCCCTGGTCAGCGGCTTCGAGGACCGGCTGCTCGGCGGGCTGGAGCCGGACGAGGCGCGGACCTTCGTCACCCTGCTCAAGCGGGTCTTCGTGCACGCCGGACTCGACCACGACCTGCACCCCGGACTGCTCGCGTCCGGAGCGGCATTCACCGAGCGCCGCTGA
- a CDS encoding class I adenylate-forming enzyme family protein, whose amino-acid sequence MNPTRKLAGLALSPGADADRVCMVAGERSLTRRQVRNEVARAQRELLERGLVPGRRVLALLDHGPEAVFFLAAASSLGLHLLMPYGLQAAALPEWLSIADAAGPDAVVHFKRDRAGLDVLRERCATVVELPFPAGEAPEAEAQVLRPEPVDHFLVLFTSGTTGKPKAISIGEAHICARIGWVTRTMGYGPTARIFMTGLMNNTTGVINSFGALLHDGTVVFPETPDPGRWPAQVARHRATHLALRPVALKQFVSAASTGGDDLSSLRVVSYGGAAVPRAVLEQGRELARCDWIQGYGLTETYGPFCFLGEQGHAEARHLKHVYCIGRPDDSLEVRLEPVAGHPDGVGEILVRGEPVMEGYVDVATGVVEPVGAWLRTGDLAEWSPDGDLVLKGRLAGVLLSENGHRIYPEEVEAVLAGTPGTDEVVLAGLPNPDGPHELPVACLCGPIGLHGAEELRALVTAELRGSLAPEKWPDRVWATPEPFARSANGKIMRGEVAAGVDPARVVLLKGGSDG is encoded by the coding sequence ATGAATCCCACGCGGAAGCTGGCCGGCCTCGCCCTCTCGCCGGGCGCCGACGCCGACCGGGTGTGCATGGTCGCGGGCGAACGCTCGCTGACCCGGCGCCAGGTCCGCAACGAGGTGGCCCGGGCCCAGCGGGAACTCCTCGAACGCGGCCTGGTCCCGGGCCGGCGGGTGCTGGCGCTGCTGGACCACGGGCCGGAGGCGGTGTTCTTCCTCGCCGCGGCCAGCTCGCTCGGTCTGCACCTGCTGATGCCCTACGGACTGCAGGCGGCGGCGCTGCCGGAGTGGCTGTCCATCGCGGACGCCGCGGGGCCCGACGCGGTGGTGCACTTCAAACGGGACCGGGCAGGCCTGGACGTGCTGCGCGAGCGCTGCGCCACCGTGGTGGAGCTGCCGTTCCCGGCCGGCGAGGCGCCCGAGGCGGAGGCGCAGGTGCTCCGCCCCGAGCCGGTGGACCACTTCCTGGTGCTGTTCACCAGCGGTACCACCGGCAAACCGAAGGCGATCAGCATCGGCGAGGCGCACATCTGTGCCCGGATCGGCTGGGTCACCCGCACCATGGGCTACGGCCCGACCGCCCGGATCTTCATGACCGGCCTGATGAACAACACCACCGGTGTCATCAACTCCTTCGGTGCGCTGCTGCACGACGGCACCGTGGTCTTCCCGGAGACCCCGGACCCCGGCCGGTGGCCGGCCCAGGTGGCCCGCCACCGGGCGACGCACCTGGCGCTGCGCCCGGTGGCGCTCAAGCAGTTCGTGTCCGCGGCGAGCACGGGCGGGGACGACCTGTCCAGCCTGCGGGTGGTCTCCTACGGCGGGGCCGCCGTTCCCCGGGCGGTGCTCGAACAGGGCCGCGAGCTGGCGCGCTGCGACTGGATCCAGGGCTACGGACTGACCGAGACCTACGGCCCGTTCTGCTTCCTGGGCGAGCAGGGGCACGCCGAGGCGCGCCACCTCAAGCACGTCTACTGCATCGGCAGGCCCGACGACTCCCTGGAGGTGCGGCTGGAGCCGGTGGCCGGCCACCCGGACGGCGTCGGCGAGATCCTGGTCCGCGGTGAGCCGGTGATGGAGGGCTACGTGGACGTCGCCACCGGTGTGGTCGAGCCGGTCGGCGCATGGCTGCGCACCGGCGACCTCGCCGAGTGGAGCCCCGACGGCGACCTGGTGCTCAAGGGGCGGCTGGCCGGGGTGCTGCTCAGCGAGAACGGCCACCGGATCTATCCCGAGGAGGTCGAGGCGGTGCTGGCCGGCACCCCGGGAACGGACGAGGTGGTGCTGGCGGGCCTGCCGAACCCCGACGGCCCGCACGAGCTGCCGGTCGCCTGCCTGTGCGGTCCGATCGGTCTGCACGGCGCCGAGGAGCTGCGCGCGCTCGTCACCGCCGAACTGCGCGGCTCGCTGGCCCCGGAGAAGTGGCCGGACCGGGTGTGGGCCACCCCCGAGCCGTTCGCCCGCAGCGCCAACGGGAAGATCATGCGCGGCGAGGTGGCCGCCGGCGTCGACCCGGCCCGGGTGGTGCTGCTGAAGGGCGGCTCCGATGGCTGA
- a CDS encoding acyl carrier protein, with protein MNITVDEIRRVIVASAGASESGVSDADFADTTFDALGYESLALMETATAIESEFGVLIPDELLFNARTPRELAELVRSAKEAAAA; from the coding sequence GTGAACATCACCGTGGACGAGATCCGCCGTGTCATCGTCGCCAGCGCCGGCGCCTCCGAATCCGGGGTCTCCGACGCCGACTTCGCCGACACCACCTTCGACGCGCTCGGCTACGAGTCGCTGGCCCTGATGGAGACCGCCACCGCGATCGAGAGCGAGTTCGGCGTGCTGATACCGGACGAGCTGCTCTTCAACGCCCGCACGCCTCGTGAGCTGGCCGAACTGGTGCGCTCCGCGAAGGAGGCCGCGGCCGCATGA